atattcatatagcacattttctatttctgaatataatataaaatcattttttttattttcatttattttttctgttaacttatatatactatcatttatatgaggaaaataaaatggactataatgataatataaatgttttaaGAACAGAGGACATTTTTTAAGATGTTTAACAATttctttgttattttttatttcctttgTAAAAGATTTATTTTCAAGAGGGCATATGCATTGCATCCTTaacttaaatatatttttttttaatttttatttatcttataacattcaaaataaaatggaTGTACTACAAAAATATGTAGATCTATATTGTATCATATGGTCTTTATTTCAGCCACAATTTAATTCAAAATATACTATTCTCTATCCTGAATTGagagaaagaaaaaaaaaaaaaataataataacactGTGATAAGCTAACAATAAATTCgtgaaaatttatatatcttcttattatcttttttaaaaaaggtTTATTCAAAAATGGTAGAAATAGGGTtgtaagaaataaaaaatataaaataaaaaaaaagcgaaaaaaatagctaaaaaaattgttacaAAATAGTTACAAAATAGCTACAAAAtagcgaaaaaaaaaaaaaaaaaaaaaaaaaaattatgcaataTATGCAATGTATGAATGTATGCAAAACAAATACATTGATGTGGATGTTTTCCAcgtcatatttatttttcttttccttGAGTTTGTGATACTTTAATTTGCTTATTCAAGGTTTCGAAATAATTTACCAACTTATTCATACTATCATTTGtgtttttgtttattttaaaattgcTATTACAAATTTCTTCATAATGTTGCACATCCTAttgaacaaaaaataattataaaatgaaaaaataaaaaatgagaaaatgaaaaaatgagaaaatgaaaaaatgagaaaatgaaaaaatgagaaaatgagaaaatgagaaaaatgtTTTTCCATAACTcggtataaaatatatcccTATACATAAATTGCATATTttgtgtaattttttttctcatttaaataaattccATTATATAACTAAACATAAACACAATCATATATACTAttacttattttttatttttattattggtataaaatataatgaattatgaACATATATTACCAAAAATAATTGTCTCTGTATTTTTTCCTCATATGGCATATCACCACTCtgcatattaaaaaaaaaaaaaaatataaataaaaaataaatagtcaTTTCCAATTTGACATgctaaatatattacatataacgGATAGTTAAAGGGTACACAAAAAATGACATTTATTGTGCCACTCATTTATGCCACTTATTTGTGCCACTCatttatattacatttatagCGTCATATAAGTTCaactttataattttcttattCTCCTCAGAAATTTTGACGTCAAGTATTGTCTtaatctaaaaaaaaaaaatattatattatgaacgaattaaattaaattaactTAATAATTTCCAACCAAACTAACGATATAGAATgttaggaaaaaaaaaaaaatcgaacacttttcttttattataccTTTTCAAGATaatctatatttattttgtcaaCGATTTTTGATATAATATCTTCAATTATAACCTTTAAAtggattaaaaaaaaaataaaaatgtaaatcaAATTAAACAcaattatacaatttttcaTATCCCAACATTTCCATACACTTATTCCAACTTGTGTAAttgtatcattatttataaaacttataatatatttgaaaacGCGTAAtgacaaatataattttgtaaaatatatgcacacacagttatatataattttaatattacatTCTCAATTGTGTCGCTGTAAAAACTTTTGAAAGACACTAAGGGAAGAACAATTTTGTCAATGTTATCACTTGCCTTTTCAGGGGCCTgtaaatgaagaaaaattttgaaaattaaaaaaaattttaaattagacataaatataaaccaGTTTATCATGCGTAGTCAGTTATATAAGAAATGTCATAAAGgaatttattcatttattagcttatttatttattagcttatttatttatcagcttatttatttattattttttttataatacccGTTTATTTGTCATTTTGTAAATAGGTAAAAGTGAATGCAAGTAAACTAAAAAGCTGGAACATATTtcaaacattttattaataaagaaTTCTTGAAAATAGTTTTGTGTATTTTCAACAATTTTTgataatgttaataaaaatccatttatacaatttatatcattaattatttttttgctattattttttttatatatgtataaatcttgtttaatttttttttttttttgttttaaaatatttttattatcatgaCCCAACCTATGCAAAATATCGATATTATTCAAATTCTCCTCTTTGGCTAGTTGtgaaaaatttatatctTCATCACTTTCGCTACTACTATCGTTACATTCATCCATTATTCCGTTCAATTGTTTGTCTTTTATTTGATTATCATCAAACTTGTTTATCATCTTATGtcctttatttaatttgttttctTCGTTAcaattttcaattttattcaaaagatctacatttttattatctaagTGGGAACATATGTTCTCAAAATTATCGTCTATATTATAATCATCTTCATAATACGCATTTGAATAATCAGATAaaatttttgtaaatatcCAAATAGATATATCCCCAATATTAGGCGGTACATAAAATTTATTGTTTTCatcaataaaattatttatttcacaaTCTGTTTTGAGCATATTTCTAAGGGATAAAAAAtctgataaaaaaaaacctaTGCTATTATATGTTAATGTTGGGCTCCAATTAGGTCCATTAAGATTATCAGTTCCTAATACAATTTCAGTGGTAATGCTTCCAACTTTGCAATTCGAATTgtttaaaaatgatataaaggTTTTCACATTGTTAATATACAATTTAAAATGGTTAAGAATAAAACGTAAATAACTTTTTAgagaaaatgatatataatatttatctGTAAAaagtattttaaaaattttaatcaAATTAATAGTTTCTTTTAGccaataaaatttattatcaaatttatattttttatcaaataaaacaatatttttaaagcttccattgattttattttctaatatatttaatatgtatTGTTCATATGCTTCTCTTtcaaaatttgttaaaaaatcatttatCACTTTTTCAAGCATGAActgttcatatttatttctctcattttttatatcgtttaaaaaatttaatgtttttatataattttcaataaAAACATCACAATatcttaataaaaatatatcattgaAATGGGTTTTTATAATGTCTAGTATTTTTTCGACAATTCCTTTTCTGAAAAAGTTTATACTTTGATCTATTTCATCGAGTCGACTACTTATTTCGTTAACAAACTTGTTgtcaataatttttatttttacatattccAAAAATTCATCATATGTAGAAAAATCCTGAATTAGAAAGTGAATACAACaatcataaatataatatatgtgtgtgtataaaatttgttatttttgtcGACTAGCCATCTGAACTAGCCACTATtgtcaataaaaaaaaaatagctataaaaaatggagcaaataaaaaaaaaattattaacatgCAAGGAAAAAATCAACTTTATAAACTTACTGTGcgaacaaaaaatatatcctgGAATTGacgaataaaaatatcaaaagaATTCAGCAAATAGTATGAGCTTAATATGTGATTAATGGattgattaaaaaaaaagtcttcttcaaaattttgaattatcacattttttgctattttaaaaaagacAAAAGAAAGTTGTTCTAACAATTTCACAATTTGATTATTGGtatttatcaaataattGTTTAAATATTGAAAAGAATAATTTTgagttatatttattattttgtttggaCAATTAGATAAGATTCCATATTTTTGAATTAGTATATTCATATCATCCATTGTgttagctattttttttattcgttTATAATTATTGTATAACATTGCTTTAATTTTCCAAATTCCTTTTgctaaatttattattttttcactaagataataaatcatataagaattattattttgttcactttttagtaaattattattaatttcatttttattttgttctataccttttttaaaattcaCAAGttgtgtatataaatttaatttttcaaaagtATATATGCATGATTGTAActtatttaataattgttCGATTTCTATATTGTACATTAATATGTgtctaatataaaatatatttattttattcataaatatatcattcctatttttatttattttatttatttcgtctaataatttttttacatacatattagatatattaacttctttttttaaaatgggAATAATGTTTTCAATATTATGTAAATGTGAAGGTAATAACATAAACTCTTGACTATTactatttaaaatttttattacatcattattaattgtttttttcataatttctaaatcattttttatttcttctatAGGTTTGTATTTACTACATTCTATTACATATCTCATTGAGCTACTCATAATCTTTACAATATTTTCACTTTTACTTAATTcatgttttttataaatttggtATTCTgaatttaattcattttcttcatttttattcttcACTTTTATATCCTCTTTTTCCGTTATCATAGTGTTAAATATTTGTGCAgacattataaatatttatataatttattatcacAAAAAGAGTTTTTTTGACATTTCCAAGTCTCTTacttttttccttttttttttattcttttttatgCACATATGTAGTTACCCTTCCCCTATTATCTTTACCTGACACTTCAATTTTCACAAAAACATGGGAagctttttattttgatcaaaaaaaaatacggaaaaaaaaaaaaaaatgaaataactTATGTGATgggacaaaaaaaaaatatatcgaaAACGATATAAACGGTTAGCTATTTTCCTTTCTAGTCATTCGTATAATACATCATATATTTGACAAAATTgacttataaaaatatgattattttgggttttaatttttactatagttatgtatacatatgtgaatatatatttttttttttttttttcttttatctGTTGCTTTTTACCAAAACATAcgtgtgttttttttaaaaaatacaatactTTTGGTccttttgaaaaaaaaaaaaaaaatatataaaataaaaatatacatgtaCATTAGTACAAAGATTTGTAAAAGcgttatttcattatttcatatatagtaataacgtcaataaaatgtttaaaaataaaaaattaaaattaatttaatttgctAAGGATATTTTTAAGGAATAAAAtaaggaaaaataaaaataagaaatagTGTATATGTGTACTTAATAATAaagtaagaaaaaaaaaaaggaaaaaatataagcatataaatagtaattaataagataaaaaaaaaatatacatatatatatgtatgtataaaaTGTGCAATGcatatttatgaaaaaatccaacaaaatacatttttcataataatgtatatgcacatatcgcacaatttaaagaataaattagtggaaaagaaaaaagaatatttacATTCAAACAGtgttgttaataaaaatctacatttatttttacaaccCCACaaacatagttttatattgttGTATATATCTATACATACTATTTTCTTATTATCACGGattgtgtattttttaataaatatacatatcaGTTAGattataagtttttttttttttttttttttttttttttttttttttgaatttaggtaaaataattaagtgtactttttttttttgataaaactGAAGTAATACCTTCAATAAAATCTTCATGATCTATTTCAGTTGCACCTCTTCTTAAAGCTATCATTCCTGCTTCAACACAAACAGCTTTTAATTGAGCACCGTTAAAATCATCAGTAGATCTGGCTAGTTCTTCAAAATTAACATCTTTATGTACATTCATTTTTCTTGAATGTATTTGTAAAATTCTAGCTCTAGATTCTTCATTTGGATGTGGTAATTCAATTTTTCTATCTAATCTTCCGGATCTTAATAATGCAGGATCTAAAGTATCGGGTCTATTAGTGGCTGCAATAACCTTAACAGTTTCATCTGTACTGAAACCATCTAATTGATTTAAAAGTTCTAACATAGTTCTTTGTACTTCTCTATCTCCTGATAATTCACTATCAAATCTTTTAGTTCCAATTGCATCTAATTCatctataaaaataatagcagGTGCTTTTTCTTTTGCTAAATTAAAAGCATCTCTTACCATTTTTGCACCATCACCAATAAACATTTGAACCAATTGTGGTCCAgctaattttaaaaaagttgCATTGGTTTGAGATGCACAAGCTCTAGCTAATAAAGTTTTTCCAGTTCCTGGTGGACCATGCATTAAAACTCCTTTTGGTGGTTTTATTccaattttttcaaatttttctTTATGTAACATAGGTAAAACAATAGCTTCTACTAAATCTTCAATTTGTTTATCTAACCCACCAATATCAGAATAATCTTCTGTTGGTTTTTCTATGACTTCCATAGCTTTAACTCTATTATCATATTCTGGAGGTAATTTGtcaattattaaataacTATCTTTATTTACACCAACTAAATCTCCCGGTTTTAATTCAGATGCTTCAATAAGACCAGGCACAGGAAGAAATATAGTTTGTCTTGTTGATGTTTTTATTACCATacattttccttttttttcatcatcaaTATCACGAAAACCTTCTTCAGGagcattttttgatatatttccataactattattattattgttaggATTATCATACAAATCATATTCATCTTTAGGTTCTTGttcatcttcttcatctTGTAAATCTAAAGATTCCACAACATTAGCAACTAAATATGGAagcattttatttaaatgtattttttcaacattatcttttattttttcttgtatatttttatattcattttttaatcttgtatgttcattttttaagaTTTTTATTTCAGTATCTATTAAACTAATTCTAGTTCGAATTTCTGAATTTGATAATACTTCGATCTCTTCTATATTTACTTGCTcattttcaaatatattttcgacattcatttttttttgattcaaaatttatttatttaaaaagaaaGTTATAGCTAAAGCTTAGAAATATTttcttgaaaaaaaaaaaaaaaaaatcttaaCTTTATAAAACAAAGCGAACCTTGTTATTATTTCCTTATAATATATCCCACATTGAATatgtgtattattatttatgtgaAATATTGATAATTTATTGGAAGGAATAAATGAAAAGGTATATTAAGTTgttatatacaattatttaattgccacgtatttttatttatttgtgaaAATTGTTTATCAGAAAAAggaatacatataataaaaaatagttaaTTAAGAATGACCTGGAAAATCATAGTAGTCAAATTTTCTtcatattataacttatttaaacatttttttttttttttttttcatcaacAATTGAGAAAATGGCgagctaaaaaaaaaaaaaaaagttgaaaATGGGGAATGAGGAAAATGAAACAGGTAAGGAAATACTACTcttaaatttgtataaaataaagtaatagaaaatatatcatatacaaaaaaaattaatattttaaattaacattttaaattaacattttaaattaacattataaattaacattataaattaatattttaaattatgattttttaaatttcttaCCAGTTTTgtaaatatgtgtatatatatatttatgttgtaacaaatatattatcataatctCTTGGCTCTTTCTATcttttacaaaatatatcataaaaaatt
Above is a window of Plasmodium yoelii strain 17X genome assembly, chromosome: 9 DNA encoding:
- a CDS encoding conserved oligomeric Golgi complex subunit 2, putative, translating into MITEKEDIKVKNKNEENELNSEYQIYKKHELSKSENIVKIMSSSMRYVIECSKYKPIEEIKNDLEIMKKTINNDVIKILNSNSQEFMLLPSHLHNIENIIPILKKEVNISNMYVKKLLDEINKINKNRNDIFMNKINIFYIRHILMYNIEIEQLLNKLQSCIYTFEKLNLYTQLVNFKKGIEQNKNEINNNLLKSEQNNNSYMIYYLSEKIINLAKGIWKIKAMLYNNYKRIKKIANTMDDMNILIQKYGILSNCPNKIINITQNYSFQYLNNYLINTNNQIVKLLEQLSFVFFKIAKNVIIQNFEEDFFFNQSINHILSSYYLLNSFDIFIRQFQDIFFVRTDFSTYDEFLEYVKIKIIDNKFVNEISSRLDEIDQSINFFRKGIVEKILDIIKTHFNDIFLLRYCDVFIENYIKTLNFLNDIKNERNKYEQFMLEKVINDFLTNFEREAYEQYILNILENKINGSFKNIVLFDKKYKFDNKFYWLKETINLIKIFKILFTDKYYISFSLKSYLRFILNHFKLYINNVKTFISFLNNSNCKVGSITTEIVLGTDNLNGPNWSPTLTYNSIGFFLSDFLSLRNMLKTDCEINNFIDENNKFYVPPNIGDISIWIFTKILSDYSNAYYEDDYNIDDNFENICSHLDNKNVDLLNKIENCNEENKLNKGHKMINKFDDNQIKDKQLNGIMDECNDSSSESDEDINFSQLAKEENLNNIDILHRLGHDNKNILKQKKKKIKQDLYIYKKNNSKKIINDINCINGFLLTLSKIVENTQNYFQEFFINKMFEICSSFLVYLHSLLPIYKMTNKRAPEKASDNIDKIVLPLVSFKSFYSDTIENVIIEDIISKIVDKINIDYLEKIKTILDVKISEENKKIIKLNLYDAINSGDMPYEEKIQRQLFLDVQHYEEICNSNFKINKNTNDSMNKLVNYFETLNKQIKVSQTQGKEK
- a CDS encoding 26s protease regulatory subunit 6a, which gives rise to MNVENIFENEQVNIEEIEVLSNSEIRTRISLIDTEIKILKNEHTRLKNEYKNIQEKIKDNVEKIHLNKMLPYLVANVVESLDLQDEEDEQEPKDEYDLYDNPNNNNNSYGNISKNAPEEGFRDIDDEKKGKCMVIKTSTRQTIFLPVPGLIEASELKPGDLVGVNKDSYLIIDKLPPEYDNRVKAMEVIEKPTEDYSDIGGLDKQIEDLVEAIVLPMLHKEKFEKIGIKPPKGVLMHGPPGTGKTLLARACASQTNATFLKLAGPQLVQMFIGDGAKMVRDAFNLAKEKAPAIIFIDELDAIGTKRFDSELSGDREVQRTMLELLNQLDGFSTDETVKVIAATNRPDTLDPALLRSGRLDRKIELPHPNEESRARILQIHSRKMNVHKDVNFEELARSTDDFNGAQLKAVCVEAGMIALRRGATEIDHEDFIEGITSVLSKKKSTLNYFT